One genomic region from Amycolatopsis sp. FBCC-B4732 encodes:
- a CDS encoding TIGR03089 family protein: MSLTDELLRPLLASPARPLITHYDDQLGSRVELSVATTTNWAAKTANWLTEEFDVEPGDAVAVQLPAHWQTVGVLLGAWWCGARVVAEGAGARVAFVGPDDPEPTGATATAVVTLDPMGRGLSEPPGGGAFDYLTESRLAGDQYRPLFPIPGHTAALEGSTVDEVLAEARARAAKLGLSGDDRVLSTRDWDGAGGILDGLLVPLAAGAHLVHISNADPAKLGARRDAERTTADLPA; this comes from the coding sequence ATGAGCCTGACCGACGAGCTGCTGCGCCCGCTGCTGGCCTCGCCCGCCCGACCGTTGATCACCCACTACGACGACCAGCTCGGCAGCCGCGTCGAACTCTCCGTGGCGACCACCACCAACTGGGCGGCGAAAACGGCCAACTGGCTGACCGAGGAGTTCGACGTCGAACCGGGCGACGCGGTGGCCGTGCAGCTCCCGGCGCACTGGCAGACCGTGGGGGTGCTGCTCGGGGCGTGGTGGTGCGGGGCGCGCGTGGTGGCCGAGGGCGCCGGCGCGCGGGTGGCGTTCGTCGGGCCGGACGACCCGGAGCCGACCGGCGCGACCGCGACCGCCGTCGTCACGCTCGACCCGATGGGCCGCGGCCTCTCGGAACCGCCCGGCGGCGGCGCGTTCGACTACCTGACGGAGTCCCGGCTGGCGGGCGACCAGTACCGCCCGCTCTTCCCGATCCCGGGCCACACGGCGGCACTCGAAGGCTCCACTGTGGACGAAGTACTGGCCGAAGCCCGCGCCCGCGCGGCGAAACTGGGCCTGTCCGGGGACGACCGCGTGCTGTCCACAAGGGACTGGGACGGTGCGGGGGGCATCCTCGACGGCCTGCTCGTCCCCCTCGCCGCCGGCGCGCACCTGGTGCACATCAGCAACGCGGACCCGGCGAAACTGGGTGCCCGCCGTGATGCGGAGCGCACCACGGCGGACCTCCCCGCTTAA
- a CDS encoding DoxX family protein: MFGRFKDVALLLGRIGVAVVFLAHGLQKWNNGIDGTAKFFSMTGIPMPTAAAVFAMTVEILGSIAFIAGFLLPLVGIGYVVISVGALLSVHIDNGLTGQGGYELVLVLALAGLALGFNGGRLSLDHLLWGRKRARRAEAGELQNA; this comes from the coding sequence ATGTTCGGACGATTCAAGGACGTGGCCCTGTTGCTGGGGAGGATCGGCGTCGCGGTCGTCTTCCTCGCGCACGGGCTCCAGAAGTGGAACAACGGCATCGACGGCACGGCGAAGTTCTTCTCGATGACGGGCATCCCGATGCCCACGGCCGCCGCGGTCTTCGCGATGACCGTCGAAATCCTCGGCTCGATCGCGTTCATCGCCGGGTTCCTGCTGCCGCTGGTCGGCATCGGCTACGTCGTGATCTCGGTCGGCGCGCTGCTGTCGGTGCACATCGACAACGGCCTGACCGGGCAGGGCGGCTACGAGCTCGTCCTCGTGCTGGCGCTGGCCGGGCTCGCCCTCGGCTTCAACGGCGGGCGGCTTTCCCTGGACCACCTGCTGTGGGGCCGCAAGCGCGCCCGCCGCGCCGAAGCCGGGGAACTGCAGAACGCTTAA